A region of Mammaliicoccus sp. Dog046 DNA encodes the following proteins:
- a CDS encoding FUSC family protein → MKFGARIFKTGIAIVLAIFLANLLPGPAMITSIAGVTAMVAMQPSVYRSFKTVVEQFQGNVIGAITAVAIFSIFGNNVVFIGLTAIIIISILYRFNLQHVSNLAVVTALIILGHHEGDFYISALYRFILVMIGVLSAFVVNFTFLPPKFETKMYYNSLNISTDIFKWFRLVLNGTTEFHYVKQDLETIRTRIVKLEQFYLYYKEERAYTKKQSFTQMRKKILFKEIITSTRRAYEVLRKMNRYENDIHNLNDHLKVQMKFELDEIMAHHEQILVRISQKAKYEIDQVPDYLVEPYKEDLMEIFIKEITEHSDQEDYYIENIMQVIAAMLDYKSTVLHLDKLSSSFFKFHPEDSDIQIEDEDFDL, encoded by the coding sequence ATGAAATTTGGGGCAAGAATATTTAAAACTGGTATCGCAATTGTCCTAGCAATATTTCTAGCAAATTTACTGCCAGGACCAGCTATGATTACATCTATAGCTGGAGTAACCGCAATGGTCGCTATGCAACCGAGCGTTTATCGATCTTTTAAAACAGTCGTAGAGCAATTTCAAGGGAATGTCATTGGTGCGATTACAGCTGTTGCTATATTTTCAATTTTTGGCAATAACGTTGTATTTATCGGCTTAACAGCGATTATCATTATTTCTATACTTTATAGATTTAATTTACAACATGTTTCAAATTTAGCCGTTGTTACTGCGCTAATCATTCTTGGACATCATGAAGGTGACTTCTATATTTCAGCTTTATATAGATTTATCTTAGTAATGATCGGTGTACTTAGTGCATTTGTAGTAAACTTCACATTCCTACCACCTAAATTTGAAACGAAAATGTATTACAACTCTTTAAATATTTCTACAGATATTTTTAAATGGTTTAGATTAGTCTTAAATGGCACTACTGAATTTCATTACGTTAAACAAGATTTAGAGACAATTAGAACACGAATCGTGAAACTCGAGCAGTTTTATCTCTATTATAAAGAAGAACGTGCGTATACAAAGAAACAATCATTTACACAGATGAGAAAGAAAATCTTGTTTAAAGAAATCATCACATCAACGAGAAGAGCATATGAAGTGCTACGTAAGATGAATCGTTACGAGAATGATATTCATAACTTGAATGATCATTTAAAAGTACAAATGAAATTTGAATTAGACGAAATCATGGCACACCATGAACAAATACTAGTTAGAATTTCACAGAAAGCTAAATATGAAATAGATCAAGTACCGGATTATTTAGTAGAACCATATAAAGAAGATTTAATGGAAATCTTTATTAAAGAAATAACCGAACACTCTGATCAAGAAGATTATTATATTGAAAATATAATGCAAGTCATTGCAGCAATGCTTGATTACAAATCTACTGTACTTCATTTAGATAAACTTTCTTCTAGTTTCTTTAAATTCCATCCTGAAGATAGCGATATTCAAATTGAAGATGAAGATTTCGATTTATAA
- a CDS encoding glutamate-1-semialdehyde 2,1-aminomutase — translation MNFKNSEHLQTLSNEYILGGVNSPSRSYKAVGGGAPVVMKKGKGAYFYDVDDNKYIDYLQAYGPIIAGHAHPHITKAIKDAAEDGVLFGTPTEYEITFAKKLRNAIPSLEKIRFVNSGTEAVMTTIRVARAYTNRDKIIKFAGCYHGHSDLVLVAAGSGPSQLGTPDSAGVPKSVAQEVITVPFNDIDSFKEAMDHWGDEVAGVLVEPIVGNFGMVEPKEGFLEAVNDITHQHGGLVIYDEVITAFRFHYGAAQDLLGVYPDLTAFGKVIGGGLPIGAYGGRQEIMEHVAPLGPAYQAGTMAGNPLSMRAGIALLEILEQPGVYDQLDQLGKQLEEGLLELIEKHNVEATVNRIKGALTLYFTNEKVENYVQAENTDGEKFGKFFKAMLNQGINLAPSKYEAWFLTTEHTEADIKQTLTAVDYALSQL, via the coding sequence ATGAATTTTAAAAATAGTGAACACTTACAAACACTTTCAAATGAATATATATTAGGCGGTGTAAACTCCCCTTCTCGTTCTTATAAAGCAGTTGGTGGTGGTGCACCAGTCGTAATGAAAAAAGGAAAAGGCGCATACTTTTACGATGTGGATGACAATAAATACATTGATTACTTACAAGCTTACGGACCAATCATAGCTGGCCATGCACATCCACATATTACTAAAGCAATTAAAGATGCTGCTGAAGATGGTGTTTTATTCGGTACACCAACTGAATACGAAATCACTTTTGCTAAAAAATTACGTAATGCAATTCCATCATTAGAGAAAATTAGATTTGTTAACTCTGGTACTGAAGCTGTAATGACAACTATTAGAGTTGCACGTGCTTACACTAATCGAGATAAAATCATTAAATTCGCGGGTTGTTATCATGGACATTCTGACCTTGTGCTTGTAGCTGCGGGTAGTGGTCCTTCTCAATTAGGTACACCTGATTCAGCTGGCGTTCCGAAAAGCGTTGCTCAAGAAGTCATCACTGTACCATTTAATGACATTGATTCTTTCAAAGAAGCGATGGATCATTGGGGTGACGAAGTTGCTGGTGTATTAGTAGAACCTATTGTTGGTAATTTCGGTATGGTTGAACCTAAAGAAGGATTTTTAGAAGCAGTTAACGACATCACACATCAACATGGTGGTTTAGTTATATATGATGAAGTCATTACTGCGTTTAGATTCCATTACGGTGCAGCACAAGATTTATTAGGGGTTTATCCTGACTTAACTGCTTTCGGTAAAGTTATTGGTGGCGGTTTACCAATCGGAGCATACGGTGGTAGACAAGAAATTATGGAACATGTTGCCCCACTTGGTCCTGCATATCAAGCTGGAACAATGGCAGGAAATCCATTATCTATGCGTGCTGGCATTGCATTATTAGAAATTTTAGAACAACCTGGTGTGTATGATCAATTAGATCAATTAGGTAAACAATTAGAAGAAGGATTACTTGAACTTATAGAGAAGCACAATGTCGAAGCAACTGTAAATCGTATTAAAGGCGCGCTTACACTCTACTTTACAAACGAAAAAGTAGAGAACTATGTACAAGCGGAAAATACGGACGGAGAGAAGTTCGGTAAATTCTTTAAAGCAATGCTAAATCAAGGTATTAATTTAGCACCATCAAAATACGAAGCTTGGTTCTTAACAACAGAACATACTGAAGCAGATATAAAACAAACATTAACCGCAGTCGATTATGCACTATCACAACTATAG
- a CDS encoding peroxiredoxin, translating into MVQIGEKFPKFEMKNQNGELISSDTLKGSKYIIYFYPRDNTPTCTTEACDFRDNLELFNQLNTKVFGVSGDSEKKHFNFSNKLELNFDLLVDEDYELSKALGVYQLKKSFGKESMGIVRTTFVVDEEGKLIHQIDKVKVKTQIEELKNFLEE; encoded by the coding sequence ATGGTACAAATTGGAGAGAAGTTCCCGAAATTCGAAATGAAAAATCAAAATGGTGAATTAATTAGTAGCGATACGCTTAAAGGAAGTAAATATATTATTTATTTTTACCCTCGTGACAATACACCAACTTGTACAACTGAAGCATGTGATTTTAGAGATAACTTGGAGTTATTCAATCAATTGAATACTAAAGTGTTTGGTGTTAGTGGTGATAGCGAGAAGAAACATTTTAATTTCTCAAACAAACTAGAGTTGAATTTTGATTTATTAGTCGATGAAGATTATGAACTATCAAAAGCATTAGGTGTTTATCAATTAAAAAAATCATTCGGTAAAGAATCAATGGGGATTGTTAGAACTACTTTTGTTGTAGATGAAGAAGGTAAATTAATTCATCAAATTGATAAAGTGAAAGTGAAAACGCAAATAGAGGAACTTAAAAACTTTTTAGAGGAATGA
- a CDS encoding phosphoglycerate dehydrogenase produces the protein MKIVTLMRLKDQEERLISAFPNIDFTFYKYPGEAEEHVLADADVLVSYHGELNQAILEKCKNLKLLAWYATGVNNLPLDYIEERGIILTNAKGVHAIQIAEFVFAYILNDIKLFKETYEAQKQHTFLNKLTPDSINEKTILFLGTGKIPQQTAKIARAFNMNIIGINTDGRSIDGFDEVYSIEERRHVFSRADFIVNVLPETKATIHLLDKDDFKAMNKHAHFINVGRGTIVSEAVLVEALKQEEIRFASIDVFEEEPLAESSQLYDMDNVMITPHITGNDKNNLIRSTDILIDNLKILVDKKNSPFKNVVNTKQGY, from the coding sequence ATGAAGATTGTCACTTTAATGAGGTTAAAAGATCAAGAAGAAAGATTAATCAGCGCATTTCCAAACATAGATTTTACGTTTTATAAATATCCTGGAGAAGCTGAAGAACATGTGCTCGCTGATGCAGATGTATTGGTAAGTTATCATGGTGAATTAAACCAAGCGATATTAGAAAAATGTAAAAACCTTAAACTTCTTGCTTGGTACGCAACAGGTGTTAATAATTTACCCTTAGATTATATAGAAGAAAGAGGTATTATATTAACTAATGCGAAAGGTGTACACGCCATTCAAATTGCTGAGTTTGTATTTGCATATATTCTAAATGACATTAAGTTGTTTAAGGAAACGTATGAAGCACAGAAGCAACATACATTTTTAAATAAATTAACACCGGATTCAATCAATGAGAAAACGATACTCTTTTTAGGAACAGGAAAGATTCCACAACAAACTGCAAAAATAGCTCGAGCATTTAATATGAACATAATCGGAATCAATACAGATGGTCGAAGTATTGATGGTTTCGATGAAGTATATTCTATAGAAGAAAGACGACATGTATTTTCTCGAGCTGATTTTATTGTGAATGTATTACCAGAAACAAAAGCAACGATACATTTATTAGATAAAGATGACTTTAAAGCAATGAATAAGCATGCGCACTTTATAAATGTAGGTAGAGGAACAATTGTATCTGAAGCGGTATTGGTAGAAGCACTTAAGCAAGAAGAAATCAGATTTGCTTCTATTGATGTATTTGAAGAGGAACCATTAGCTGAATCATCTCAATTGTATGATATGGATAATGTAATGATTACACCGCATATTACAGGTAATGATAAAAACAACTTAATAAGAAGTACTGACATATTGATTGATAATTTGAAAATATTAGTTGATAAGAAAAATTCACCATTTAAAAATGTTGTTAATACAAAACAAGGTTATTAA
- the perR gene encoding peroxide-responsive transcriptional repressor PerR: MQRNAENVEHMLDDAIGTLRSTGVRITPQRQSILQYLIETDSHPTADEIYQSLSPQFPNMSVATVYNNLKVFKETGLVKELTYGDASSRFDFETHNHYHIICDQCGKISDFHYPRLDEVEQLAQHVTSFSVTHHRMEIYGVCPECQNKNK; the protein is encoded by the coding sequence ATGCAACGTAATGCTGAGAATGTTGAACATATGTTAGATGATGCAATTGGTACATTAAGAAGTACGGGAGTTAGAATCACACCACAGCGTCAATCAATACTTCAATATTTAATAGAAACAGATAGTCATCCTACAGCTGATGAAATTTATCAGTCACTTTCACCACAATTTCCTAATATGAGTGTTGCTACAGTTTATAATAACCTTAAGGTCTTTAAAGAAACTGGGCTTGTTAAAGAATTAACATATGGTGATGCGTCAAGTCGTTTTGATTTCGAAACACATAATCATTATCATATCATTTGTGATCAATGTGGTAAGATATCTGATTTTCACTATCCAAGATTAGACGAAGTTGAACAACTCGCTCAACATGTTACAAGTTTTTCAGTTACCCACCACAGAATGGAAATATATGGTGTTTGTCCGGAATGTCAAAATAAAAACAAATAA
- a CDS encoding YgzB family protein, with product MEGIELKLFQRKPTSKINRIRSFALGLIFLGMIIMYIGVFFFYYFKSQIVFSIFLILGMLALGFSFIVYFWIGMLSSRTIQVQCPNCDHYTKMLGRADICSNCNQPLTLDKNLEGKTFNQDYNNSRKSKKLEDQHTD from the coding sequence ATGGAGGGTATAGAATTGAAGCTATTTCAGAGAAAACCTACTAGTAAAATTAATAGAATTAGATCATTTGCACTCGGGTTAATCTTTCTTGGGATGATAATAATGTATATAGGTGTGTTCTTCTTCTATTATTTTAAGAGCCAAATTGTATTTAGTATCTTCTTAATTTTAGGAATGTTGGCATTAGGTTTTTCATTCATCGTTTATTTTTGGATTGGTATGTTAAGTTCTCGGACGATTCAAGTTCAATGTCCTAACTGCGATCACTATACTAAAATGTTAGGAAGAGCTGATATATGTTCAAATTGTAATCAGCCACTAACGTTAGATAAGAATCTAGAGGGTAAAACTTTTAACCAAGACTATAACAATAGTAGAAAGTCTAAAAAACTAGAAGATCAGCATACTGATTAG